The Canis lupus familiaris isolate Mischka breed German Shepherd chromosome 5, alternate assembly UU_Cfam_GSD_1.0, whole genome shotgun sequence region GGGCTGGAGGGCAGAGTTGTGACACCTGGTGCTGAGCAGCACCTTCTCGGGTGGGCGAGACCCCAGAAGGCATGGGGACTGGACCACACTTGGCCTAGAAATGCCTCGTGCCTCCTGACCATCTGAGAGGTGATGTAGCAAGGGGGTTAGGCTCCTGCACTCTTAGCAATCtattgcctgggttcaaatcccagctttccCCTTCATGCTGTGGAACTGTGGGAGCATCACTTAACCCCCCCTGTGCCTCCAGCTTCTAGGGATTATATTGGGGTCATATTCATGCTTCATGGGGAGAGGTTGCAACGGTTAAAGGAGCTGATGTTTTCCTAGCTTTCGCCTGGCATGTGGTAAACACTATACAttgtttcttaaaagaatttgCTTCCCTTTGAGGATGGAAACATAAGAAAGAAGAATCTAGAAACCCGAGTCCAAGACCCAGTTCCGCCCCCAGCTTCCATGGGGGACTTTAAGCAGGTtcagtttctccttcttctgttCCGTGGAAGCGAAGGGCCTCTCTgtccattcattccacaaatatttgagaCGCATCTTGCAGTTGATTAGtctacagggagagagaggctacGGGGGAGTCCGACGGGAGGGGTCTCTGTCGACCTTCCTACCACCGCAGGAAGCAAGGAGGGGAAAGAACCAACCCACCCAGGGTTGCCAGAGGCCCCGCAGGCAGCACAGCACCCTGCTTCGGATGCTCGCTGTGTGGTCCCGGGTTCACTGTATCCAAAGCGGCCTAGGACGGATGCTTGCACCTGCAGTGGCCTTAGCAGGCCCGCCTCTTGCCCACCTGGACCCTTGGGCCCCTGGGATGGGAAGGATGGGAGTTCCACTGTTTCTGTGGCTGGCTCagcctgcctctggctctcccCTCAGGTGGCAGCCCGAAGGAGGACGTGGACCCATTCTACTATGGTAAGCCCGGtggggcccccctcccccccttcctgaGCCTGCCACCACCCACAGCCCCCCACTTGCCCCCCTCTCCTGGTTATCTTTCCCTGGTagcctggggctgctgctggggtgggctgtggggaggggtgcctgggacGAGCCACCCACCTCCTTGCCCCCTCCTTCTCAGACTACGAGACTGTCCGCAACGGGGGCCTCATCTTTGCTGCCCTGGCCTTCGTCGTGGGGCTCATTATCATCCTCAGTAAGTGGGGCTGGCCTCATATTGGAAAGGGCTGCCACAGGGGGGccccaggtgggggtggggggaagtccTCTCACCCCACTTCCTAGATGCCAGAAGGGAAGTGAGTCTCTCggcttcccccactcccccatgCAGGGTGACGCAGGGTGCGGGAACTGAGGGCCACCCCATAGACCCCTGCGCCTGGGGACGcctccctcctgggtccctgGACCGCGCAGAGGGAATCCCCTTTCCTCCCGTGCGCCCTCTGGtggtgctggggggcggggggagagccGGCTGCGTCCAGCCTGGGACACTCCAGCCATCTGGGGttcagggcaggagagggaaccGAACTCCACCGGACACCTCCCTTGGCCGGATCTGGGCACTCTCCCTTCCTGGCATGAGCTGCGTCTCAATCCAGTTAATCCTCTCAGCAACACGGAGGCATGGCCACTACGGTCACACTTGTCGGAGGAAAAgctacccaccccccacctggtGACAGGTGCACCAGCTTGCCCCTGTGGTTCCACAGCCAATCCGAAGCAGAGCCGAGTGCAGCTGACCCCAGGGGTGTCGCCCTCCCACCctacctcaccccaccccatcgACTGCTGGAAAGCAAGCGTGGCTGGGAGCCAGGGCATTGGACCCCACTGCTAGTTTGCCGTGTGTGGCCCCCCgactccctgggcctcagttcgCTCATCTGTTAAATAGGGATGATCCCACTTATCTCATAAAAttagggctagtgtccaagacaTGGCAGCCAAGGAAGCACCCAGACATAGGCACAGAGTGTTCTAGAGGAGAGAGAGGTCCTTGTGTATCTCCCAGCCCCAGCAGGCACACAGCAGGGGCTTAGTAAATGCTTGTGGACTTGGTCTGGTGcagccagaagaaaaataaacagaaattcgacctcctctggggcctgggatccTAGCACATCCCCGGTTAGTGCCCTTCCATCTGAGGGCCTCCGTCTGCAGACACGGCTGCTCTCGCCAGCTCGG contains the following coding sequences:
- the FXYD2 gene encoding sodium/potassium-transporting ATPase subunit gamma produces the protein MDRWYLGGSPKEDVDPFYYDYETVRNGGLIFAALAFVVGLIIILSKRLRCGGKKKHRQVNEDDL